One part of the Rutidosis leptorrhynchoides isolate AG116_Rl617_1_P2 chromosome 1, CSIRO_AGI_Rlap_v1, whole genome shotgun sequence genome encodes these proteins:
- the LOC139901297 gene encoding universal stress protein PHOS32-like — MKRQVPPLSTVRADPPSSPRYPPPVSTPTANAQRRIAIAVDLSDESAFAVQWAVQNYLRPGDAVILLHIQLTSVLYGADWGHAMDAEVINPSKETRQKLEDDFDNLTTAKANMLSEPLVEANIPYKIHIVKDHDLKERLCLEVERLGFSVMIMGSRGFGASKRKGKGRLGSVSDYCVRHCVCPVVVVRYSDDDDDGDGDDSAKKSGVDEGTPVFHDAKDHATKGT; from the exons ATGAAACGTCAAGTGCCACCGTTATCCACCGTACGAGCCGATCCACCATCATCTCCACGTTACCCGCCACCCGTTTCAACCCCCACTGCAAATGCCCAACGTCGTATCGCCATCGCGGTCGACCTCAGCGACGAAAGTGCATTCGCCGTTCAATGGGCCGTTCAAAACTACTTACGACCTGGTGATGCGGTTATTCTCCTTCACATCCAACTCACCTCAGTCCTCTACGGTGCGGATTGGGGCCATGCAATGGACGCTGAAGTAATTAACCCATCTAAAGAAACACGACAAAAACTTGAAGATGATTTTGATAACCTCACAACTGCAAAAGCTAACATGTTATCAGAGCCTTTGGTTGAAGCGAATATACCGTATAAGATTCATATCGTTAAGGATCATGATTTGAAAGAGCGGCTTTGTTTGGAGGTTGAGAGGCTTGGATTTAGTGTTATGATTATGGGAAGTAGAGGATTTGGTGCTTCGAAACGAAAAGGGAAAGGGAGACTTGGAAGTGTTAGCGATTATTGCGTTCGACATTGTGTTTGTCCTGTGGTTGTTGTTAGGtattctgatgatgatgatgatggtgatggtgatgatagtGCGAAGAAATCGGGTGTCGATGAGGGGACACCGGTGTTTCATGATGCTAAAGATCATGCCACAAAAG GTACATAA